The following nucleotide sequence is from Paenibacillus andongensis.
CATCGAGCTTGATGCCTCTTTCGTAGCATGGATCGTTTCACCGATAATGGAGGTGATGTTCACGGTCGCACTGCTAGTTTGCTCTGCCAACTTCTTAACCTCGCTAGCGACGACGGCGAAGCCTCTGCCATGTTCGCCAGCCCTTGCCGCTTCAATGGATGCGTTCAAGGCAAGCAGGTTGGTTTGCGAGGCAATTTCAGAAATAAAGCCAACAACTTGGCGAATTTGCTCGGATTTCTCCTCTAAGCTGTGCACTAGTTCGGCAGTATGTTCTACAGCATGACTGACTTGTCGCATTTGGGTAATGGCTTGTTGAATTTCCCCGTTTCCACGGCCAACCTCTTGAACGACGTTTTGCGCAGTTTCCGAGACATTCGCGGACGATTCGGCAATTTTCTGCACGCCCGATGACATTTCACCCATCGCGGTCGAAATTTGTTCGGATGCCTGGTAGTTGGCTTCGGAACACCGCACGACCTGCCCCACCGCTGCGGTAATATGTTCGGAAGCTTTCGTCGATTCGCTGGCAATCGCAGTGAGCTGCTCGGAAGATGCCGCGGTATGCGACACGGCTTCTGAGATTTTGCAAATCATCGCGGAAAAAGAATCGAGCATCGCATTGATGTTCTTGCGCATCGAGGCGATTTCATCCTCGCCATGCGTGTTCAAACGGCCTGATAAATCACCCTGCCCTACTCGCTGCATGAGGGATGAAATTGTCGTGATTGGGCGAATCATCATCTGTGAGACGATCATAGCAAGTATAATGACAAGCAGCGCAGAAATAGCTAGCATGATGGCTGCATTTTTCTTTAGGAGATTTACTTTCTGGAATACTTCCGCTTGCTCCCCGGTCAATATAAGCTTCCATCCCGTGGCTTCAATGGTTTGAAAAGCAGCTGACTTCAGCGTACCATCTGGCTCTTTATATAGGATATACCCGCTCTTATCCTTGAATACCGTATTTTTGTAAAGAGCTATCTTCTCTGCCGTAGATGATTGCTCTAGCTTTTGCCCCGTTTTTTTCGGGTGAACGAGATATGTACCGCTTGGTGAGAGAAGGTAGCCGTAACCTGTTTCACCGAATTTGATACGGTTGATGATGGACAGCATTTGCTCAGGAAAGAGGAAAGATTGCACGATACCGCGGAAATCGCCATTGCCGTCCACGAGCGGAACATCAATGATGATAATGTTTTTACCGCTGCTTTCCTCCTTGATGATTTCGGACACCGCTACTTTCTTATCCACAGTAGCTTTCTTAAAATTATCAAATTTGTTTGCGTCCAGCTTTTCGCCAGCTGTGTCAATGGACATGCCTTGCGGATCAATATAGGCAAATCGATACACTTCCGGATCGCTCTCCGCCATAATTTTCAGCACGGGTAAGATCGTGTTCGACTTCCCATTCAAGAACTCTGGATGGGCTTTAACAACGGATTGCATCGAAGCAATTTTGCCATTCAGCCAGGCATTGATCTCGCTCGTACTAAGCTCCGCAAGATGCATTTGCTGATTTTTGGTGTCCGACTCAACAACAGAAGAGGATTGAGAGGTAAGGATAAGCATAGAGATCAAAAGAGGGACAAGTGAGACGGCAAGCAGCAGCAGCGTCATTTTCACCTTGAGCGACTTGGCTCCTAACAAGGTTCGTAATACAGACATTTGTGGCATTCTTCCTTCCGCAGTCAACTAATTTATGAAAAATAGCTAGGTGGATTGGAATTTCGCCATGATTCGACATTTCCCCTGTATTTCCCGACACGTCATGCGTGGTAATTATTGACAATAGCAGGAACAAAAAAAACATGCACAGCCGCGGGAATACTCCCATAGCCATGCATGTTTTTAATTTTATCGCTTACCTGGATCGTAAGGTTCACCAAGGGCTGATGGTGCTTTAGCCCGGCCTACTGCGCCTGCCAGTACTAAAATGGTCAGTACATAAGGCAGCATGTAGAGGAATTCCTGCGGAATATTTTTCGAGAATTCGAACAACCGCATGAAGTTGTTGAGCGCCTGCGCCATTCCGAAGAAGACTGCTGCGCCCAGTGCGCCAACGGGATGCCATTTACCGAAAATCATCGCGGCCATCGCTATAAAACCTTGACCTGATATCGTGTTATGTGAGAAGGCACTTGTTGTCGTGAGCGTAATGGTAGCCCCGCCAAGTCCGCCTAACAGACCACTGATCAACACAGCGATGTAGCGAATTCGCTTCACTTTAACCCCTACGGTATCCGCGGCACTCGGGTGTTCCCCAACGGAACGAAGTCGCAGACCGAAAGGCGTCTTGAACAGCACATAGTAGGTAACCGCGACGAGAATCAAGGCAATGTAAGTTGTCGGATAGGCATTGAAGAATGCATATCCGATATACGGTATTTTGGACAAAATCGGAATTTCCCATTTGGAAAACACATCGTTTAACGTTTCTGTTTGACCAGCACCATGGAACAGTACTTTGACCAAATACAACGTTACGCCTGCTGCCAAGAAGTTAATCACTACACCGCTGATGACTTGATTGGCTTTGAACGAAATCGTGGCTACCGCATGAATCAGAGCAAAAATGAGCGCAAATAACATGGCAGTCAGTAAACCGATCCACGGGGACCAGACACCCATATTCGCCTCTTCTGCATAATATGCGCCGACGGCCGAAGCAAATGCCCCGGAAACCATGAGACCCTCAATCCCGATATTGACTACCCCGGAGCGCTCTGAGTAAATCCCACCCAAGGCTCCAAAGATGAGCGCTGTCGAATAGACGAGCGTCGTGTTGATAAGTTCACTAAATTTCGTGAAAAACGCGTTAAGCATGGTGAGCAGGTCCATGTTACGTAGCCCTCTCTTTCTTGCGTTTACTATAAAACGGGATGAGCACCCATTTAACGATACCTTGGGTTGCGACGAAGAAGATGACCGAACCGATGACAATACGGATAATCTCCGGCGGCACATCAGCACCGAAACTCATGCCCGCTGAACCGTACGACAATCCGCCAAACAATGCGGCTCCGAGCACAATCCCTATTGGATTGTTAGCACCTAGCAGGGATACCGCAATCCCATCAAAGCCGTAACCTGGGAAGCCTGCCGAAACCACTTGATAATGGAATACACCAAGAACTTCAAAAACGCCCGCTAGCCCGGCAAAAACGCCCGAAATAAACATCGCTTTAATAATGTTTTTGTTCACGTTCATTCCGGCATATTTCGCGGCATCGATGTTATGACCAACGGCACGCAGCTCGTAGCCTTGCTTTGTTTTCCACAAGATGATATAGAATACAATCGCTGCGAGTATCGCAATGAGAGTGCCCCAGTGCATCCTCGCATTCTCCAGCATAGCCGATAGCCATGTGATGCTCAGAGATGCCGATTCTTGGATCATGTAGGAGCGCTGCTGCTTCGGTTCTAGAAGAAATTGATTAATGATATAATTCGACAGGAACAAAGCGATCCAGTTCAACATAATCGTTGTAATAACTTCGTTAACTCCACGCTTTGCTTTCAAATAGCCCGCAATAGCTCCCCACAGTCCACCAATAAGTGCACCGACGATAACTGCTAACGGAGCATGAATAATCCATGGAAGACCTGTCACTTTGACACCAATAAATGTGGCCCCCGTCATACCCATGACGAATTGCCCTTCAGCACCGATATTAAACAAGCCTGTACGAAATGCGAATGCGACGGATAATCCCGTCAAAATAAGCGGGGTAATGGCACGAATGGATTCACCTATATCATACGAATTACCGAAAATACGAGAAAATAGCGCTCCATAGGCGGCAATTGGGTTATATCCGCCTGCCAGCATTACGAGTGCTCCGAATAGCAGCCCAAGTATAATCGCCACGATCGGATTCACCGCTGATTCACTTGTAAAAATGCGAGCAACCTTATTCATGAGCAGCTCCTTTCTCTGTGCGCTTACTGCCGGCCATGAGAAGTCCAATCTCTTGATCGTTCGTCTCCTGCGGCAGCACTTCTCCCACAATCTGTCCTTCATAGATGACGGCAATGCGATCCGACACATTCATAATTTCATCCAGCTCAAAAGAAATCAACAGTACAGCTTTGCCTTTGTTCCGCTGCTCGATCAATTGACGATGCACGAACTCAATGGCACCGACATCCAATCCCCGCGTCGGCTGCGCAGCAATGAGAAGATTGGGATTTTTATATATTTCCCTGGCAATAATCGCCTTTTGTTGATTACCACCCGACAAAGATCGCGCTTTATTGTAGATACTTGGCGTTCTAACGTCGAACTGCTTAATCAACGCTTCCGCATGGCGATCAATAGCTTCATAATTCAAGAAGCCAGCTTTGTTATACGCAGGATGGAAATACGTTTCCAGCACCATGTTCTCACTCATGGTAAAATCGAGCACGAGTCCGTGCTTATGCCTGTCCTCCGGAATATGCGACAATCCAGCCTCGGAGATCTCTCTCGGCGTATGGTTGGTAATATCGCTTCCCATCAGCAGCACACGACCGCTATCAATGGAGCGCAGCCCGGTTAATGCCTCGATTAATTCACTCTGTCCGTTGCCATCTACACCGGCGATGCCCAGAATTTCTCCGGCTTTCACCTCAAAATTAAGCCCCTTCAGAGCAGGCAAACCCTGCTGATTACGCGCAACGAGTTCTTGCACCTGGAGAACGGGCTCTCCGAGCTTCACATCCTGCTTGTTCACTTTGAAGGAGACGTCGCGTCCGACCATCTTCTCCGCCAGAATCTGTGGATTCGTCTTCGAAATATCCAACGAATCAATCACTTTGCCCCGACGAATGATCGTCACAGTATCGGCGATCTCCATAATTTCTTTCAGCTTATGTGTAATGAGAATGATGGATTTGCCCT
It contains:
- a CDS encoding methyl-accepting chemotaxis protein; this encodes MSVLRTLLGAKSLKVKMTLLLLAVSLVPLLISMLILTSQSSSVVESDTKNQQMHLAELSTSEINAWLNGKIASMQSVVKAHPEFLNGKSNTILPVLKIMAESDPEVYRFAYIDPQGMSIDTAGEKLDANKFDNFKKATVDKKVAVSEIIKEESSGKNIIIIDVPLVDGNGDFRGIVQSFLFPEQMLSIINRIKFGETGYGYLLSPSGTYLVHPKKTGQKLEQSSTAEKIALYKNTVFKDKSGYILYKEPDGTLKSAAFQTIEATGWKLILTGEQAEVFQKVNLLKKNAAIMLAISALLVIILAMIVSQMMIRPITTISSLMQRVGQGDLSGRLNTHGEDEIASMRKNINAMLDSFSAMICKISEAVSHTAASSEQLTAIASESTKASEHITAAVGQVVRCSEANYQASEQISTAMGEMSSGVQKIAESSANVSETAQNVVQEVGRGNGEIQQAITQMRQVSHAVEHTAELVHSLEEKSEQIRQVVGFISEIASQTNLLALNASIEAARAGEHGRGFAVVASEVKKLAEQTSSATVNITSIIGETIHATKEASSSMQGGLSEVEKGSALVQTAGQVFQSILASIHHVNDQIQEVSAASEEISAGTEEVAASSQETVSIVKQAMDQLQAIAKSASGQLQSMEEISSSSESLSVLAVDLQDQINRFKLK
- a CDS encoding ABC transporter permease — its product is MDLLTMLNAFFTKFSELINTTLVYSTALIFGALGGIYSERSGVVNIGIEGLMVSGAFASAVGAYYAEEANMGVWSPWIGLLTAMLFALIFALIHAVATISFKANQVISGVVINFLAAGVTLYLVKVLFHGAGQTETLNDVFSKWEIPILSKIPYIGYAFFNAYPTTYIALILVAVTYYVLFKTPFGLRLRSVGEHPSAADTVGVKVKRIRYIAVLISGLLGGLGGATITLTTTSAFSHNTISGQGFIAMAAMIFGKWHPVGALGAAVFFGMAQALNNFMRLFEFSKNIPQEFLYMLPYVLTILVLAGAVGRAKAPSALGEPYDPGKR
- a CDS encoding ABC transporter permease, coding for MNKVARIFTSESAVNPIVAIILGLLFGALVMLAGGYNPIAAYGALFSRIFGNSYDIGESIRAITPLILTGLSVAFAFRTGLFNIGAEGQFVMGMTGATFIGVKVTGLPWIIHAPLAVIVGALIGGLWGAIAGYLKAKRGVNEVITTIMLNWIALFLSNYIINQFLLEPKQQRSYMIQESASLSITWLSAMLENARMHWGTLIAILAAIVFYIILWKTKQGYELRAVGHNIDAAKYAGMNVNKNIIKAMFISGVFAGLAGVFEVLGVFHYQVVSAGFPGYGFDGIAVSLLGANNPIGIVLGAALFGGLSYGSAGMSFGADVPPEIIRIVIGSVIFFVATQGIVKWVLIPFYSKRKKERAT
- a CDS encoding ABC transporter ATP-binding protein; this translates as MSEVVPVVELCNITKRFPGIVANDAISLKLMKGEIHALLGENGAGKSTLMNIVFGLYQPDEGNIKVQGKEVFIDSPNRAIELGIGMVHQHFKLVQPFTVTENIILGMEPKKGSKIDYKTAQDKVRKLSEQYGLRVDPKARIEDISVGMQQRVEILKTLYRGADILIFDEPTAVLTPQEISELMVIMRNLVKEGKSIILITHKLKEIMEIADTVTIIRRGKVIDSLDISKTNPQILAEKMVGRDVSFKVNKQDVKLGEPVLQVQELVARNQQGLPALKGLNFEVKAGEILGIAGVDGNGQSELIEALTGLRSIDSGRVLLMGSDITNHTPREISEAGLSHIPEDRHKHGLVLDFTMSENMVLETYFHPAYNKAGFLNYEAIDRHAEALIKQFDVRTPSIYNKARSLSGGNQQKAIIAREIYKNPNLLIAAQPTRGLDVGAIEFVHRQLIEQRNKGKAVLLISFELDEIMNVSDRIAVIYEGQIVGEVLPQETNDQEIGLLMAGSKRTEKGAAHE